In a single window of the Gossypium hirsutum isolate 1008001.06 chromosome A13, Gossypium_hirsutum_v2.1, whole genome shotgun sequence genome:
- the LOC107894135 gene encoding probable aminotransferase TAT2 isoform X1, with product MENSSKQWRFEGNKRPNSASAISVRGVLDLVIGNLSTDDLRPTIPLGNGDPSQFACFRTSTTAEEAIVDAVHSAKYNGYAPTVGVLSARRAIANYLNRDLPYKLSADDIYVTSGCLQAIEVALAAINRPGANILLPRPGFTFYESRAAYEHLQVRHFDLLPARGWEVDVDAIEALADDNTVAIVIINPGNPCGSVYSYDHLKMVAETARKLGILVIADEVYGHLTFGSAPFVPMGIFGSIVPVLSLGSISKRWVVPGWRLGWLVTSDPNGILQKSGIVESITGFLNISTDPATFIQGAIPQILENTKDDFFSKVIVTLKEAADKCFDGIREVPCLTCPKKPEGSMFVMLHILQVKLNVSLLEDISDDLDFCMKLAKEESVIIVPAGMAFGMKNWLRITFACEISALEDGLRRIKAFHQRHVRKQ from the exons ATGGAAAATAGTTCAAAGCAATGGCGTTTCGAAGGGAACAAAAGGCCGAACTCGGCATCAGCAATCAGTGTGCGAGGAGTTCTTGATCTGGTAATTGGAAATCTCAGCACCGATGATCTGAGACCCACCATTCCCCTAGGCAACGGCGATCCCTCTCAATTTGCATGCTTTAGGACTTCCACAACAGCGGAAGAAGCCATAGTTGATGCCGTCCATTCAGCCAAGTACAATGGTTATGCACCTACTGTTGGAGTTCTCTCTGCCAGAAG GGCTATTGCAAATTATCTTAATCGTGACCTTCCATACAAGTTATCTGCGGATGATATTTATGTTACAAGTGGATGCTTACAAGCAATTGAAGTTGCATTAGCAGCCATTAACCGCCCTGGTGCCAACATTTTGCTCCCAAGACCAGGCTTTACATTCTATGAATCTCGTGCTGCATATGAACATCTCCAAGTCCGTCATTTTGATCTCCTTCCTGCTAGGGGTTGGGAAGTTGATGTTGATGCCATTGAAGCTCTAGCGGATGACAACACTGTTGCCATAGTTATTATAAACCCTGGCAATCCTTGTGGAAGTGTCTATAGCTATGACCAtctgaaaatg GTTGCAGAGACAGCAAGAAAGCTTGGAATTTTGGTCATTGCTGATGAAGTTTATGGCCATCTTACATTTGGAAGCGCTCCCTTTGTGCCAATGGGAATATTTGGATCAATTGTGCCAGTTCTCTCTCTTGGGTCTATATCAAAGAGATGGGTTGTTCCTGGTTGGCGACTTGGTTGGCTAGTAACTAGTGATCCTAATGGCATCCTTCAAAAGTCTGGG ATTGTGGAGTCAATTACAGGCTTTCTCAATATCTCCACTGATCCTGCAACCTTCATTCAG GGAGCGATTCCCCAAATCCTGGAGAATACAAAGGATGATTTCTTTTCAAAAGTGATTGTGACACTAAAAGAGGCTGCCGATAAATGCTTTGATGGAATTAGGGAGGTACCTTGTCTTACTTGCCCAAAGAAACCAGAAGGATCAATGTTTGTAATG CTACATATTTTGCAGGTGAAGCTGAATGTTTCACTACTGGAAGACATCAGTGATGACCTGGATTTCTGCATGAAGCTGGCTAAAGAGGAGTCCGTCATTATTGTCCCAGCTG GGATGGCTTTTGGAATGAAGAATTGGCTTCGTATAACTTTTGCTTGTGAAATCTCAGCTCTTGAAGACGGCCTAAGAAGGATAAAAGCATTTCACCAAAGGCATGTAAGGAAACAGTAA
- the LOC107894135 gene encoding probable aminotransferase TAT2 isoform X3: MPSIQPSTMVMHLLLEFSLPEDSNRAIANYLNRDLPYKLSADDIYVTSGCLQAIEVALAAINRPGANILLPRPGFTFYESRAAYEHLQVRHFDLLPARGWEVDVDAIEALADDNTVAIVIINPGNPCGSVYSYDHLKMVAETARKLGILVIADEVYGHLTFGSAPFVPMGIFGSIVPVLSLGSISKRWVVPGWRLGWLVTSDPNGILQKSGIVESITGFLNISTDPATFIQGAIPQILENTKDDFFSKVIVTLKEAADKCFDGIREVPCLTCPKKPEGSMFVMLHILQVKLNVSLLEDISDDLDFCMKLAKEESVIIVPAGMAFGMKNWLRITFACEISALEDGLRRIKAFHQRHVRKQ, encoded by the exons ATGCCGTCCATTCAGCCAAGTACAATGGTTATGCACCTACTGTTGGAGTTCTCTCTGCCAGAAG ATTCTAACAGGGCTATTGCAAATTATCTTAATCGTGACCTTCCATACAAGTTATCTGCGGATGATATTTATGTTACAAGTGGATGCTTACAAGCAATTGAAGTTGCATTAGCAGCCATTAACCGCCCTGGTGCCAACATTTTGCTCCCAAGACCAGGCTTTACATTCTATGAATCTCGTGCTGCATATGAACATCTCCAAGTCCGTCATTTTGATCTCCTTCCTGCTAGGGGTTGGGAAGTTGATGTTGATGCCATTGAAGCTCTAGCGGATGACAACACTGTTGCCATAGTTATTATAAACCCTGGCAATCCTTGTGGAAGTGTCTATAGCTATGACCAtctgaaaatg GTTGCAGAGACAGCAAGAAAGCTTGGAATTTTGGTCATTGCTGATGAAGTTTATGGCCATCTTACATTTGGAAGCGCTCCCTTTGTGCCAATGGGAATATTTGGATCAATTGTGCCAGTTCTCTCTCTTGGGTCTATATCAAAGAGATGGGTTGTTCCTGGTTGGCGACTTGGTTGGCTAGTAACTAGTGATCCTAATGGCATCCTTCAAAAGTCTGGG ATTGTGGAGTCAATTACAGGCTTTCTCAATATCTCCACTGATCCTGCAACCTTCATTCAG GGAGCGATTCCCCAAATCCTGGAGAATACAAAGGATGATTTCTTTTCAAAAGTGATTGTGACACTAAAAGAGGCTGCCGATAAATGCTTTGATGGAATTAGGGAGGTACCTTGTCTTACTTGCCCAAAGAAACCAGAAGGATCAATGTTTGTAATG CTACATATTTTGCAGGTGAAGCTGAATGTTTCACTACTGGAAGACATCAGTGATGACCTGGATTTCTGCATGAAGCTGGCTAAAGAGGAGTCCGTCATTATTGTCCCAGCTG GGATGGCTTTTGGAATGAAGAATTGGCTTCGTATAACTTTTGCTTGTGAAATCTCAGCTCTTGAAGACGGCCTAAGAAGGATAAAAGCATTTCACCAAAGGCATGTAAGGAAACAGTAA
- the LOC107894135 gene encoding probable aminotransferase TAT2 isoform X4: protein MPSIQPSTMVMHLLLEFSLPEDSNRAIANYLNRDLPYKLSADDIYVTSGCLQAIEVALAAINRPGANILLPRPGFTFYESRAAYEHLQVRHFDLLPARGWEVDVDAIEALADDNTVAIVIINPGNPCGSVYSYDHLKMVAETARKLGILVIADEVYGHLTFGSAPFVPMGIFGSIVPVLSLGSISKRWVVPGWRLGWLVTSDPNGILQKSGIVESITGFLNISTDPATFIQGAIPQILENTKDDFFSKVIVTLKEAADKCFDGIREVPCLTCPKKPEGSMFVMVKLNVSLLEDISDDLDFCMKLAKEESVIIVPAGMAFGMKNWLRITFACEISALEDGLRRIKAFHQRHVRKQ, encoded by the exons ATGCCGTCCATTCAGCCAAGTACAATGGTTATGCACCTACTGTTGGAGTTCTCTCTGCCAGAAG ATTCTAACAGGGCTATTGCAAATTATCTTAATCGTGACCTTCCATACAAGTTATCTGCGGATGATATTTATGTTACAAGTGGATGCTTACAAGCAATTGAAGTTGCATTAGCAGCCATTAACCGCCCTGGTGCCAACATTTTGCTCCCAAGACCAGGCTTTACATTCTATGAATCTCGTGCTGCATATGAACATCTCCAAGTCCGTCATTTTGATCTCCTTCCTGCTAGGGGTTGGGAAGTTGATGTTGATGCCATTGAAGCTCTAGCGGATGACAACACTGTTGCCATAGTTATTATAAACCCTGGCAATCCTTGTGGAAGTGTCTATAGCTATGACCAtctgaaaatg GTTGCAGAGACAGCAAGAAAGCTTGGAATTTTGGTCATTGCTGATGAAGTTTATGGCCATCTTACATTTGGAAGCGCTCCCTTTGTGCCAATGGGAATATTTGGATCAATTGTGCCAGTTCTCTCTCTTGGGTCTATATCAAAGAGATGGGTTGTTCCTGGTTGGCGACTTGGTTGGCTAGTAACTAGTGATCCTAATGGCATCCTTCAAAAGTCTGGG ATTGTGGAGTCAATTACAGGCTTTCTCAATATCTCCACTGATCCTGCAACCTTCATTCAG GGAGCGATTCCCCAAATCCTGGAGAATACAAAGGATGATTTCTTTTCAAAAGTGATTGTGACACTAAAAGAGGCTGCCGATAAATGCTTTGATGGAATTAGGGAGGTACCTTGTCTTACTTGCCCAAAGAAACCAGAAGGATCAATGTTTGTAATG GTGAAGCTGAATGTTTCACTACTGGAAGACATCAGTGATGACCTGGATTTCTGCATGAAGCTGGCTAAAGAGGAGTCCGTCATTATTGTCCCAGCTG GGATGGCTTTTGGAATGAAGAATTGGCTTCGTATAACTTTTGCTTGTGAAATCTCAGCTCTTGAAGACGGCCTAAGAAGGATAAAAGCATTTCACCAAAGGCATGTAAGGAAACAGTAA
- the LOC107894135 gene encoding probable aminotransferase TAT2 isoform X2, with amino-acid sequence MENSSKQWRFEGNKRPNSASAISVRGVLDLVIGNLSTDDLRPTIPLGNGDPSQFACFRTSTTAEEAIVDAVHSAKYNGYAPTVGVLSARRAIANYLNRDLPYKLSADDIYVTSGCLQAIEVALAAINRPGANILLPRPGFTFYESRAAYEHLQVRHFDLLPARGWEVDVDAIEALADDNTVAIVIINPGNPCGSVYSYDHLKMVAETARKLGILVIADEVYGHLTFGSAPFVPMGIFGSIVPVLSLGSISKRWVVPGWRLGWLVTSDPNGILQKSGIVESITGFLNISTDPATFIQGAIPQILENTKDDFFSKVIVTLKEAADKCFDGIREVPCLTCPKKPEGSMFVMVKLNVSLLEDISDDLDFCMKLAKEESVIIVPAGMAFGMKNWLRITFACEISALEDGLRRIKAFHQRHVRKQ; translated from the exons ATGGAAAATAGTTCAAAGCAATGGCGTTTCGAAGGGAACAAAAGGCCGAACTCGGCATCAGCAATCAGTGTGCGAGGAGTTCTTGATCTGGTAATTGGAAATCTCAGCACCGATGATCTGAGACCCACCATTCCCCTAGGCAACGGCGATCCCTCTCAATTTGCATGCTTTAGGACTTCCACAACAGCGGAAGAAGCCATAGTTGATGCCGTCCATTCAGCCAAGTACAATGGTTATGCACCTACTGTTGGAGTTCTCTCTGCCAGAAG GGCTATTGCAAATTATCTTAATCGTGACCTTCCATACAAGTTATCTGCGGATGATATTTATGTTACAAGTGGATGCTTACAAGCAATTGAAGTTGCATTAGCAGCCATTAACCGCCCTGGTGCCAACATTTTGCTCCCAAGACCAGGCTTTACATTCTATGAATCTCGTGCTGCATATGAACATCTCCAAGTCCGTCATTTTGATCTCCTTCCTGCTAGGGGTTGGGAAGTTGATGTTGATGCCATTGAAGCTCTAGCGGATGACAACACTGTTGCCATAGTTATTATAAACCCTGGCAATCCTTGTGGAAGTGTCTATAGCTATGACCAtctgaaaatg GTTGCAGAGACAGCAAGAAAGCTTGGAATTTTGGTCATTGCTGATGAAGTTTATGGCCATCTTACATTTGGAAGCGCTCCCTTTGTGCCAATGGGAATATTTGGATCAATTGTGCCAGTTCTCTCTCTTGGGTCTATATCAAAGAGATGGGTTGTTCCTGGTTGGCGACTTGGTTGGCTAGTAACTAGTGATCCTAATGGCATCCTTCAAAAGTCTGGG ATTGTGGAGTCAATTACAGGCTTTCTCAATATCTCCACTGATCCTGCAACCTTCATTCAG GGAGCGATTCCCCAAATCCTGGAGAATACAAAGGATGATTTCTTTTCAAAAGTGATTGTGACACTAAAAGAGGCTGCCGATAAATGCTTTGATGGAATTAGGGAGGTACCTTGTCTTACTTGCCCAAAGAAACCAGAAGGATCAATGTTTGTAATG GTGAAGCTGAATGTTTCACTACTGGAAGACATCAGTGATGACCTGGATTTCTGCATGAAGCTGGCTAAAGAGGAGTCCGTCATTATTGTCCCAGCTG GGATGGCTTTTGGAATGAAGAATTGGCTTCGTATAACTTTTGCTTGTGAAATCTCAGCTCTTGAAGACGGCCTAAGAAGGATAAAAGCATTTCACCAAAGGCATGTAAGGAAACAGTAA